Within Larimichthys crocea isolate SSNF unplaced genomic scaffold, L_crocea_2.0 scaffold82, whole genome shotgun sequence, the genomic segment TTATTCTTCTGTGGTTCAAAGCAAGAATAACTTCATATAGAAAAGGGACATGAAGCTCTCTGACTGACCAATCAGCCCACAGATCAGCAGCCAGGTGATCCAACAGCTGTTATTAAGTTATTTTCCCTTTCTCCACTGGTATCCCACATTTACTTCATCCAGGGACAAACTGGAACATAAAGCAGTGATGTATACACACAAAACCATGCATACACAATTAATTCAAGTTACCACACATAAACTAGTACTTACTTTAGACCACTGACAACAATTGGGGGAGCTGTGACACCCATGCTGGTGTTTTAAACCTTTCTAATGGTCAGCAAGGGACTGTGCAGAGATTTATGCAAAAATGACCAATTTTCTCACTTATTATATCactaataatcaataataattaagAGCTTAGCCAATTTGATAGGTGGCTGCTGTCACagttggcttgtttgagcaactaggcttcattcagcccacctcagctccatccacacacgtctttgcccatttttagattagctagGAGGTTGCAGAGGCAGGATGACAAGATGGTGGTGCCCAGTACTTTGGGTTTCTCAGCGGCTTCAGAAGCCTAtaggtgacatcacagacactctgttcatgttttatacagtttgCCCAGCTCTCAGGCATGGTCATTTCTGGCTCCAAAATGCCAAGAAATGGATATGGCCGTAATGCCAAACTCTTCAAAACAGTTAGTCAACAAACTAATAGGTGACATCACGGTAAGTCTGCACTTGCTTCAGACTAGGCATGACCTTTGAGTCTGTGTGTATCGTGCACCCTGTCTGAGGTTAACATGGACAACAAAAAGGAACCAGTACTGTGTGTTCCTGAAGCAATAAAAATGTGGATGTGAGGTTTGGATAGAATTTAAATTGTAGGCCTACAGAGGCCATTTTGAGAGTAAAACACCACATCTGTCATTGCTGAATAATGCTGCTTTAAGATGACACGCCAGGCTTTTTAAATCCAGGATGAGACAtggcagaagaaagagacaaaacacgAACAGTAGACTGGgtaaacaaaacattcactgagtatttacagtaacattagTCCAAAGGCATGTTCTCTTTGTCACTTGTCCCTCAGTTGGTTCTGTATTCAGTATGATTATAATGATGGAGGCTCTTCATGTACCCAACTGTAGTTTTACATTATCAGTTGTTTCCAACCAGATAAGAGTATTGTGCCTTTCAGCACAATTAAACACATGACAAATCAAGGTACAATATGTGTCACTGAGGCGTTGAACACATGTTGAACACAATCTGAAGCCACACGTGGAAGGTGGAAGATCGCCATGATCCCACTCACACTGCAAGTACGTAGACTAATGAACGCATGACCATATACTTTTGTATTTCAGTGTATTTCATCATATTGATGCAACAATCTAATATTTGCATACATTATTATAAATTGTTCAAAACTGTTAAGTACTGGTGCCAATAAGTTATGACATCCTGGAAAAGCCCTGatttttacacaaaaacaactaaCAATCAGTTGTGCCAATTCGTCTTACCTGACAGTAAATCAGATATCTGAATATTCTGGGCAGTCTGTAGGAGAAAACAAGTCATTTGTAGGTTTTAGGAAAGTATTGATGAGCATCTTTCATTATACTCTGGCTTCATGGAAACATTTCActtctcatccaagaagcttcttcttcagttctgtCCATTCTGACTGATGGGGAGAGCCAGGTATTTGGCCTGGACAGGATCATAGACCTGGCCATACTTTCCACTTGGTTCGTTAGTGCTCATTGCTGTTGCGACGACCGTCATCAGAGTCGTTAGAGTCACGTTAGGTTTGGTGTTACAATTGTAATATAACTTTTAGAATTATACTTATTTTATAGAGCAAACCATGAATTAAACCATCTAGACAAtaatctgcaaataaaatgatgaacatAACGGTTAGTTGTAGCTATACAGACAACACGATACCTTTTGCACCTTAAAGAGatcaaatcatttttcttttagaaacCTCACTtcttaaacaaaacaagtttgatTTTGTCTCATCAGAGCTGTACAAGAGCTACTCTACTAAAGGGACTactctactactactgctaGAGTAGAGAAAGaacatgaacaactcctctctgAGACTGTGGCGGCcttgagcagctccttcagcaacagactgctactcccaccatgtaagaaggagcgctaccacaggtccttcattccaacagctgtcagactctttaacaccagcatggctttttttctgtatctttCTTACTTATGAGTAATTTATCATTAAACTTGTGTACccaagctgctgtaacaaattCATTTCCATTCCCACTGTGGGATCAATAGtccatctcatctcatcttacAAATCTGACCAAACTTTAAGTACCAGATTGAGGAACTTTCCTTCATTTTCCAGAGAACTTTCAGAGCAAAGTTTACAGGTATGATTTGTTTCCATCTGCTCAAATGTGAAGAATCTAAGCTTGATTGAGAATGACAAAACGATCTCCTGGTTCTGGGAATTTTTGAAGGAcatctttcactctttctgacattttatagacaagtGATTTATAGATTCACTGAGAAAATAACAGGCAGATTAAGTTAAGAAATGTCTTATCAAAAATAAGCAATCAAGACTGACCAGACATTTAATGTCAACTTTTTGTATTAGACAGTTTTTGACACATTTACAAGAGAACTGTTGTTCACCCTGTCTGGAAGGTGAGGAAATAGAAAAAAGGGGCTCAAAAGTCATCTCCCATGTCtagcaacagaaaaacatctggtGGCGGTCTCCACGCTGTCCACCCGGCTCACAGAGCAGCCAGCTCCTGCAGCagcctctccttctcctgctgcagctccaccacGCTCTGCTTGTTCTGCTCCAGCCGGTCCTCCAGCCACTGCAGCAGCGGCCCGCTCACCGCCGACATCTGGCTGCACAGGTTCTTGGTGAACACCGAGCCGTTGTGGATCTTTGTGACAGGGTCCAGGTGCGCCAGGCTGTGGATCTTGCGGTAGGtgtcctgctcctcctggcACAAGATCCGAGGCAGCTCCACGGCCGACTCGAGGCACACCTTACCGATGGCTTCACGGGGCACGACGTGGATGGGGATCTCCACCCGCTCGTACTCGGAGCCCTTCTGCGCCTGGACGGACTGGAAGCAGGTGTACAGCACCCGGCCCGTCTTGGTGTTCTTGTCCTCGATGAAGCAGGAGAAGATGAGCCCCACGAAGCACTGGTCGAGCATCTGGTACATGGCCTGCGTCCTCACGTCGACGTGGGAGGGCCACACGGTGATGTGCGGGTGGGAGTGGTACCAGCCGACCACCCGCATGGGTCTGCCGGTGATGTCGGCCAGTCTCTCCGCCTCCGTGGAGGCCGCCGACAGCTGCTCCGGGGAGATCTCCACCCGGTCCTTCCTCTTGTCGGAGCGGCGGAGGATGATGACGGAGTGAATGTGGACGATGCGGGTGACCTCCACCTCCCCGATGCACAGCCCCatcacctcttctttctccGTGCTCAGCGCGTGGTTCATGCACACCAGGAAGGCGTCAGACTCCAGGTGGACGGAGGTCACCGCCATCTTTACGAGGAGTTCAACTTTCTGTCCGAGGACGTAAACAAACTGCAGCGCGTCTCTTCCGGGCTCTGTGGTGCTGCACCAAAACACTCCGTGTTAGCACATCACCGACTAAAGGttccccttcttcttcatcttcttccttgGGCTTTTCCAGCAGTTAGCATCCTTTTAGTTGCATTGCTGCCTCTATGTGGCTTTACTCACGCACGGTTTCCTATTCTGTTACAGTCTTAGTCTTTTTATAGTTGTGTTCAAAAAGATAAATATCCATTTTCTCACACTCAAACCTGACACAACATGTTAGGAACACTACCTGTGCAATAACCTGTCAAATATAAACgatttattctcactgtttgcTTTTAGTTCTTGTTCTTTTAATATGTGAACAtcatcactcacacacttacTATGCATACTGTAACTTCTATTACCTCATATACATATAAGGTATATGTATACTGATGAGGATCAGCAGTTAATAGAGGTtgcagataatggatggacatatatatatatggcctGTACttatagcgcctttctagtcttctgatcACTCAAAGCACAtatacactacatatctcattcacccattcacacacattcatacactgatggtcAACTAGTTTTAGGGTTTTTTTAGGAGCTAATGATTCATAGACATTCACACAGCGATGGCGAGGTCTTCGGGACccttggggttcagtatcttgcccaaagacactttgacatgcacagtagaggagccggggatcgagATGACAATCGCCTGATTACTGGATAACCCGCTGTACCTCCTGAGCCACGCTATACATACAGtctttatgttatgtttgtttacctgtgaagctccttgtttttctaaatgtattcATGTCTATATCTATATGTACATTGAGGGCACTGTGTAATTGGAGTTcaatttcatgtgtgtgtactgattCTGATTCAGGCACATCTCCACCACTCCTCCTGTCATCATacaccttcttcctcttccataCTTCCTGCACTGAAGGAGGACATGCCCCACTGTCTCCTTTACTGCACAGTAATTGCAGAGCCCAGTCAGATGATTCCCTATAACAAAAAAGTGGACTGTCCACGTTGCTGTGACTTATTATTAATCTTCTCataatgactttattttgtaCTGTCGTCCTTTTATCTCATTCCTTAAATACTGTTGCCAATGTCTGATTATTTCCCTCCAAACTCTGATTTTAGTTTAATATTCATTTCCACATGTTCTTTCCTAACAGCCTCCTTTACCAACTGTTCCAATTTTTCCTTATCCTTTTTCCTCATCTTTCCTTCTCCTTATTCCTGAATGTGCTCATacccacatactgtatattattccACAGACGGGTtaacatgaattattaaaggGGTTCTTTAAAAGTTCTGTCTATTTTTTCATGAAGGTAACTTGGTAAAACAGATTCTTTCTCAATCCACTGTGACTTCAGTGTACTGTAACAGAACAAATATGTCAGTCAAAGTAATATGTCATTACAAAGACCCCACTGCAGTAGAGTAGAGAATACGTCATGCATTGCAAAAGTATTTGGTATATTAACTGGTTATATTAATTTCATCTCCTGTTGGGTAGTATAACAATGCATCATTGTAAGAGAAGATGTACGATCTCACTTTCACACATACTTATATAAGAGAAGATGTGATTCATGCCCTAAGTGGTGTGCAAAATAGTAttatgataaatgtgtgtgaaggcAGGTCTGATTTAAACCTAAACAATGCACTGTTATTCTGTTTTCTACAGTTgtcagatttattgatttattttttaaagtattaaccagcgaagaaaaaaaaaagacatcaaacGTAAGTAATGTAATCTAATTTTCAGGCAGCCAGCTGACTTCATTTTTTATACTGCAAACCCAAGAGAGCATCAGAGTCAAGTGAGCCAAATTTAGTTTATTTGCAAAGTGCTTTTCATGACAGTTTTACACAACGATCATAAATCCTAAAATCTAATCAAAAATCAAAGTGCTAATGTTTACATCAAATAATGGAACACTGTAAGTAAGGGTGCGTTTAACATGTTACATTATTTCTGGATTCAACCCTATTTTAAACACTGTTCTATTGTAAACAAAGGTAATACATAGTGTAATAAGTGCACTACGAATCAGAGTTTGTGTCTGAAGATAATACTTTTGgaatatagaaaaaaacaaagcattagTGTGGAGAAAGACAACAACCTTCATTTATGGAGTTTTCTGTGTTATGTACTCTAACCATGACTGACAACAAccacaaataacaaaacaaaggaagaagTGCAGCTACAGCAAACTTTGCAAAATTCCCCTGAAATACCTCACAAGTCAAAACCGTAATGATGTCTGTTGAAAGATGTATTTGGCTTTATGTTTAGGGAATGGTTGTACAGTCCTTGCTTATAGTTCATGAATCATATCCATAATCAGATTGaatcaaaaagaaaaggtaaTACCTGAATCATGAAGCCTCTGAACTGTTCCTCTTAAATGCTATCTACTCAAGCTTACAGAACTCAGCAGTAGATCCGCTACtgtctgaagaaaaaacaccaaGTCCAGCATAGAGGGGCTGAGTGAatgtggtctggactctgtggagcaGAGTCATGCTTTCAGATAtgctgtagaaggacagaacacctgcactgtgatccaggtacactcctATTTTTGAGGACTGGGGGGCTGGGATTAAAGTTTTAACACGGTCATGTCTGAATTCATAACTGTAGTTGAAGCACTCTAATGCCCAAGACTTGTCATCATTTCCAAATCCACTTTCATATCCTGTTCTGCTGATATCCTTGTATGCAACTGCTACTGAAACTTCATATCTGCTCCTCTCTACCTCCCAGTAGTGACGTCCACTCAGACTCTCTCTGTTCAGGACCTGAAACATGTCAGTAAATCTGTCGTGATGACTTGAATAGGACTGTTTTTTTCTCGCCACTGTTGCTTTTCTGTTCCCTTCAGATAATGACAGCTgcgtgtgtgctgtgtttggatccagtgtgattTGACGTGAGTATTGTAAGAATTCATCTCTGGTCTTTGGTTCTTCGTGTGGCAGTAAAACATCAACTTCAGTCTTTGTCAGGGAGATCTTGGTCCATACTTCACTAAGAATgtcctgtagtttatctttGACCTCTGACACTGCTGCAGTTGCATCCTCAAAGTACTGCAGAGGACGGATATTAATGCTGGGTGAGCCTGCAGATTCACTGATctgtgacagtgaggggtaATTCTGTAAAAACTGGATGTGGTCATCTGTGTTTGAGAGTTgctccagctcagcgtctttcctcCTCAGttcagtgatctcctgctgcagcttctcctgaagatctttggCCGGACTGACTTCGGTTTTCTGCTGGGATCTAATCTGCTGCTTGACATCAGAGCTTCGATTCTTGATAAGACGAACCTGCTGAGTGAAGATCTTCTCGCTGTTCTtcactgctttatcagcagagcgattgatagcctccacctcctgctgaagaagcttcacatctttctctctgtcctggattctctgctggatttTTTGTCGACTCATTCTGAGATCTTCCTGCCTTTCAGTCCGTTCTGCTGAGGCTAAGACTGTTTCATGGTCTCTATGTTCATCCATGGAGCACAGgtaacagatacactgctgatcagtacgACAGAAAATCTTCATCACTTTACCATGATGAGCGCAAATGTTCTCCTGAAGCTTCTTGGAGGGGTCGACCAGCTTGTGTTTATCAAAGGCAGGGGATTCATagtgaggctggaggtgttgctcacagtaagaaaccagacactgcagacatgaCCTGACAGCTTTCAGCTTCCTTCCAGTGCAGAAATCACAGgacacatcttcaggtccagcatagcagtgatcagctggagcagcttggagtccagtcttcttcagatCTTCCACTAAATCagctaacatggtgtttttcacCAGGACAGGCCTCGGTATGAAGGTCTGTCTGCACTGAGGACAGCTGTGGATCTCCTTCCGATCCTCTTCATCCCAGTGGCTTTTAATACAGTTCAtacagtagctgtgtccacagggaatagtcacAGGACTCTTCAGTAGGTCCAGACAGATTGAACAGCAGAGTTTTTTCTGATCCATTAGGTTTTGTTGCTGCGCCATTTCACCTCGAAGTCACAGTAAATATGAACGagtttcactttctcttttacCATAAAAACAGAGAACTGATCGGCAACAAAACCTACTTCTCTTCCTCAGTATT encodes:
- the LOC104935726 gene encoding E3 ubiquitin/ISG15 ligase TRIM25, which encodes MAQQQNLMDQKKLCCSICLDLLKSPVTIPCGHSYCMNCIKSHWDEEDRKEIHSCPQCRQTFIPRPVLVKNTMLADLVEDLKKTGLQAAPADHCYAGPEDVSCDFCTGRKLKAVRSCLQCLVSYCEQHLQPHYESPAFDKHKLVDPSKKLQENICAHHGKVMKIFCRTDQQCICYLCSMDEHRDHETVLASAERTERQEDLRMSRQKIQQRIQDREKDVKLLQQEVEAINRSADKAVKNSEKIFTQQVRLIKNRSSDVKQQIRSQQKTEVSPAKDLQEKLQQEITELRRKDAELEQLSNTDDHIQFLQNYPSLSQISESAGSPSINIRPLQYFEDATAAVSEVKDKLQDILSEVWTKISLTKTEVDVLLPHEEPKTRDEFLQYSRQITLDPNTAHTQLSLSEGNRKATVARKKQSYSSHHDRFTDMFQVLNRESLSGRHYWEVERSRYEVSVAVAYKDISRTGYESGFGNDDKSWALECFNYSYEFRHDRVKTLIPAPQSSKIGVYLDHSAGVLSFYSISESMTLLHRVQTTFTQPLYAGLGVFSSDSSGSTAEFCKLE
- the brcc3 gene encoding lys-63-specific deubiquitinase, coding for MAVTSVHLESDAFLVCMNHALSTEKEEVMGLCIGEVEVTRIVHIHSVIILRRSDKRKDRVEISPEQLSAASTEAERLADITGRPMRVVGWYHSHPHITVWPSHVDVRTQAMYQMLDQCFVGLIFSCFIEDKNTKTGRVLYTCFQSVQAQKGSEYERVEIPIHVVPREAIGKVCLESAVELPRILCQEEQDTYRKIHSLAHLDPVTKIHNGSVFTKNLCSQMSAVSGPLLQWLEDRLEQNKQSVVELQQEKERLLQELAAL